In one window of Lewinella sp. 4G2 DNA:
- a CDS encoding DUF2945 domain-containing protein, giving the protein MIRKGTNVKWTWGSGTAEGKVEETFKEEVSRTIKGNQVTRHGEKGNKALLIKTGEGDKALKLESEVERVS; this is encoded by the coding sequence ATGATTCGCAAAGGAACTAACGTGAAATGGACCTGGGGCTCCGGGACCGCCGAGGGTAAAGTGGAAGAAACCTTTAAAGAGGAAGTCAGCCGCACCATCAAGGGCAACCAAGTGACCCGCCACGGAGAAAAGGGCAACAAAGCGTTGCTGATCAAAACTGGCGAAGGCGATAAGGCACTTAAACTCGAATCAGAAGTGGAACGGGTTAGCTAA
- a CDS encoding mechanosensitive ion channel family protein, with product MYLFEIFGLTLDFQPLLEELQRWWAVLLKNLPNILLAIIVAFIGYVVTSFLKKYFNKIARKIVDDSTIQYLLSTLMTAVFVVLTIMLILSVLNLGSVVTGIAGAAGVVGLALSLAFQDPILNFFSGILLTIRHLFKIGDMIEVEGYTGVVKDINLRHTSIRTFQGQDVMIPNKIVAQNPLTNYNKLNMRRVDISCGVSYGDDLQKAKDVAVQAIKDNVQHDRDKGISLFYTEFGDSSVNYTVRFWLDSNKTGQPDFLEARSNAILAIFNAYNENDIMIPFPIRTLDFGIKGGEQLKEMLGKNEDEQA from the coding sequence ATGTACCTATTTGAAATTTTTGGCCTGACGCTTGATTTCCAACCTTTGCTCGAAGAATTACAGCGTTGGTGGGCGGTTTTGCTGAAGAACCTGCCCAATATATTGCTGGCGATAATTGTAGCCTTCATTGGGTATGTCGTGACCAGCTTCCTTAAAAAGTACTTTAATAAGATCGCTCGCAAAATCGTTGATGATTCGACGATCCAGTACTTACTGAGTACGCTCATGACGGCTGTCTTTGTCGTCCTCACCATCATGCTGATCCTGAGCGTGCTGAACCTTGGAAGTGTTGTAACGGGTATCGCCGGGGCTGCGGGGGTTGTTGGATTAGCCCTTTCATTAGCTTTTCAGGACCCCATCCTCAACTTTTTCAGCGGCATCCTGCTCACGATCCGCCACCTGTTCAAGATTGGAGACATGATTGAAGTAGAAGGGTACACTGGCGTGGTCAAAGACATTAACCTGCGCCACACCAGTATTCGGACCTTCCAGGGGCAGGACGTGATGATCCCCAACAAGATCGTAGCCCAGAACCCGCTGACGAACTATAACAAACTCAACATGCGTCGGGTGGACATCTCCTGTGGCGTTAGTTACGGAGATGACCTCCAGAAAGCAAAAGACGTAGCGGTACAGGCCATCAAGGATAACGTGCAACACGATCGCGATAAGGGTATTTCTTTGTTCTACACTGAGTTTGGGGATAGTTCCGTCAATTATACAGTCAGGTTTTGGTTGGACAGCAACAAGACCGGACAGCCCGATTTCCTGGAGGCCCGGAGCAATGCCATCCTGGCCATCTTCAATGCTTACAACGAAAACGATATCATGATTCCGTTCCCCATCCGGACGCTCGATTTTGGCATCAAGGGAGGTGAGCAACTCAAGGAAATGCTGGGGAAAAATGAGGATGAACAAGCTTAA
- a CDS encoding PspC domain-containing protein, with product MDNFRNSVERVAFGVCAWLADLMGISRRRVRVYFIYLSCLSLGSSLLFYFFAAFWLNVRNYIRDGKRFLAH from the coding sequence ATGGATAATTTTCGAAACAGCGTAGAAAGAGTTGCTTTCGGTGTCTGCGCTTGGTTAGCAGATTTGATGGGGATCTCCCGCCGCCGCGTACGAGTTTATTTCATCTACTTGTCTTGCCTTAGTTTAGGCTCCAGCTTGCTCTTCTACTTCTTCGCCGCCTTCTGGCTTAACGTGCGCAATTACATACGGGACGGAAAGCGCTTTCTCGCCCACTAA
- a CDS encoding ParB/RepB/Spo0J family partition protein, protein MAKKFNPGKKPSKATLNKGIDALLNNRSLDQAIEDAPEETISTLSRNFSFLPIKSIHANPDQPRKEFEEEALSELANSIKVHGIIQPMTVRHMGDGTYQIISGERRFRASQLAGLKEVPAFIRTANDQTLLEMALIENIQRQDLNPMEVAYSYYRLAEDFNLTQQEVAYRVGKRRPTVTNYLAVLNTSPKVQQAVREKKISIGAAKTFASIKDIGQQEVFLKDILRNNWSVRKIEEEARAYKKKNTVRPARQPENDDLKTVREAFQKFFGTRQVKVSLDNKTDKSGSITIKFANLEEMEQFYKAVE, encoded by the coding sequence ATGGCCAAGAAGTTTAACCCCGGAAAGAAACCCTCCAAAGCCACCCTGAACAAGGGGATTGATGCCCTGCTCAACAACCGCTCCCTCGATCAGGCCATCGAGGATGCCCCCGAGGAAACGATCAGTACCCTGAGCCGGAACTTCTCTTTCTTGCCCATCAAAAGCATCCACGCTAACCCGGATCAGCCGCGCAAAGAATTTGAAGAGGAAGCCCTCAGCGAACTAGCCAACTCCATCAAGGTGCACGGCATCATTCAGCCCATGACGGTGCGTCACATGGGGGATGGGACTTACCAGATCATCAGCGGGGAGCGACGCTTTCGGGCCAGCCAATTAGCTGGGCTAAAGGAAGTACCCGCCTTCATTCGCACGGCCAATGACCAAACCTTACTGGAGATGGCCCTCATCGAGAACATCCAGCGGCAGGACCTGAACCCAATGGAAGTCGCCTACTCCTATTACCGGCTGGCTGAAGATTTCAACCTCACCCAGCAGGAGGTCGCTTACCGCGTCGGTAAACGCCGCCCTACAGTGACCAACTACCTCGCTGTCCTCAATACTTCCCCGAAGGTGCAGCAGGCCGTGCGGGAAAAGAAGATCAGCATTGGGGCCGCCAAGACCTTTGCCAGCATCAAGGATATTGGCCAACAGGAAGTATTCCTTAAGGATATCCTTCGCAATAACTGGTCCGTCCGTAAGATCGAAGAAGAAGCCCGCGCCTACAAGAAAAAGAATACCGTCCGCCCGGCCCGCCAGCCGGAAAATGATGACCTGAAAACGGTGCGGGAGGCCTTCCAGAAGTTTTTTGGTACGCGCCAGGTCAAAGTGAGCCTGGACAACAAAACGGACAAATCCGGTAGCATCACCATCAAGTTTGCCAACCTGGAGGAGATGGAACAATTCTACAAAGCCGTAGAATAG
- a CDS encoding DUF5683 domain-containing protein has product MQDTNATLAQIQRGPKRALLWSIIPGGGQAYNKKFWKVPLVYGGLLGMVAYADFNQTQYRRFRDAIFDRCLGEGNVIVIPNETCIVNEGEFPVAQVPTNALISARDNADRARQTAYIGIFVVYALQAVEAYTDAHLQEFDISDDLSIHLGPLTQPEYAVGYGLTVPLGSNRGFQRQVATARRLSLAR; this is encoded by the coding sequence TTGCAGGATACTAACGCTACCCTAGCGCAAATTCAACGCGGCCCCAAACGGGCTTTGCTTTGGAGTATTATTCCGGGCGGTGGGCAGGCCTACAACAAGAAATTTTGGAAGGTGCCACTCGTTTACGGTGGCCTGCTTGGCATGGTAGCGTACGCCGATTTTAACCAGACGCAGTACCGGCGTTTTCGCGATGCGATCTTTGACCGGTGTCTGGGGGAAGGGAACGTCATCGTAATCCCTAACGAAACTTGCATTGTCAACGAAGGCGAATTCCCTGTCGCTCAGGTACCTACGAACGCTCTTATTTCTGCCCGTGATAACGCCGACCGGGCCCGGCAAACGGCCTACATCGGCATCTTCGTTGTCTACGCGCTTCAGGCCGTCGAAGCCTACACCGACGCGCATCTTCAGGAATTTGATATCTCCGACGATCTTTCCATTCACCTTGGCCCCCTCACCCAGCCGGAGTACGCCGTCGGCTACGGTCTTACGGTTCCGCTGGGCAGCAACCGCGGTTTTCAGCGGCAGGTCGCCACGGCGCGCCGGCTCTCTTTGGCCCGCTAA
- a CDS encoding amidohydrolase has protein sequence MMYFRSAFFLLLLVLCAACNNNESSTEGAKLLVYNAKIWTGKDCAGVQAGAAAGAGYCGTTMLVAADGTVKAVGNDTLDWTGKVNKKTVRLDANGQWIMPGFIEGHAHFSGLGSSLRNLNFLRSKTWEEIVGMVKERADATPAGDWISGRGWHQEKWDKPHDHSVGGYPVHDELSRLTAVNPVILRHASGHALYANAKAMELAGVNRETPDPRGGRIIRDGEGDPTGVFEERAMDLITDAYQNFVQTMTPESRKEEWLAGITAAQDECLRKGITSFQDAGTKFREIDWYRELDAADSLRLKLWVMLRHPHGEMAGHMDGLPHYGDRFTCAAIKTELDGALGSYGAWLIEPYFDNPGFTGQNTTLVETVDSIAQLAIANDMQLCVHAIGDRANRETLNVMERYLEDGADRRWRIEHSQHIDPADIPRYGELGVIASMQGIHCTSDALFAETRLGTERARTGAYPWRALLDAGAVVTNGTDAPVEDVDPIESYYASVTRKRADGKATFFPEQKMTREEGLHSYTAACAFAAFEDDKKGQLRPGLAADFVILSNNLLSCPESDILKTEVIATYVDGSEAYRQSPGK, from the coding sequence ATGATGTATTTCCGCTCCGCCTTCTTCCTACTGCTTCTGGTTCTTTGCGCCGCCTGCAACAATAATGAAAGCTCCACCGAAGGCGCCAAACTACTCGTTTACAACGCAAAAATCTGGACCGGCAAAGACTGTGCTGGCGTACAAGCGGGCGCTGCCGCAGGTGCCGGGTACTGTGGGACGACGATGCTCGTAGCCGCGGACGGAACCGTAAAGGCAGTAGGTAACGATACGTTAGATTGGACCGGCAAGGTGAATAAAAAGACGGTCCGTCTGGACGCCAACGGCCAGTGGATCATGCCCGGTTTCATTGAAGGCCACGCTCACTTCTCCGGCCTGGGCAGCTCGCTGCGCAACCTGAACTTCCTCCGCTCCAAAACTTGGGAAGAGATTGTCGGAATGGTGAAAGAAAGAGCCGATGCCACCCCCGCCGGCGATTGGATCTCCGGCCGCGGCTGGCACCAGGAAAAGTGGGACAAGCCCCACGACCACAGTGTTGGTGGCTACCCCGTACATGATGAACTGAGCAGACTCACGGCCGTAAACCCGGTGATTCTCCGCCACGCCAGTGGCCACGCGCTCTACGCCAATGCGAAAGCCATGGAGTTGGCCGGCGTTAACCGGGAAACGCCCGACCCCCGCGGTGGGCGCATCATCCGCGACGGCGAAGGCGATCCCACTGGTGTCTTCGAAGAACGGGCGATGGATCTGATCACGGATGCCTACCAAAATTTTGTACAGACGATGACGCCGGAGAGCCGCAAAGAAGAGTGGCTCGCGGGCATCACCGCCGCTCAGGATGAATGCCTGCGCAAGGGCATCACCAGCTTTCAGGACGCCGGCACCAAGTTCCGGGAGATCGACTGGTACCGGGAATTGGACGCCGCCGATAGCCTCCGCCTCAAACTTTGGGTCATGCTCCGCCATCCCCACGGCGAAATGGCGGGCCACATGGACGGCCTTCCCCACTACGGCGACCGTTTTACCTGTGCGGCCATCAAAACGGAATTGGATGGCGCCCTCGGTAGCTACGGTGCGTGGCTGATCGAACCCTACTTCGACAACCCCGGCTTCACGGGTCAGAACACCACCCTCGTCGAGACGGTGGACAGTATCGCTCAACTTGCCATTGCGAACGACATGCAACTGTGCGTCCACGCCATCGGCGACCGCGCTAACCGGGAAACGCTCAACGTCATGGAACGCTACCTGGAAGACGGGGCGGATCGGCGCTGGCGCATCGAACACAGCCAACACATTGACCCGGCGGACATCCCCCGCTACGGAGAACTTGGCGTCATTGCCAGCATGCAGGGTATCCACTGTACGTCGGACGCCCTCTTCGCCGAAACCCGCCTCGGTACGGAAAGGGCCCGCACTGGAGCCTACCCCTGGCGGGCGCTGTTGGATGCCGGAGCCGTAGTCACCAACGGAACGGATGCCCCGGTCGAGGACGTCGACCCAATCGAAAGCTACTACGCCAGCGTGACCCGCAAGCGGGCGGACGGGAAAGCGACCTTCTTCCCCGAACAAAAGATGACGCGAGAAGAGGGTTTACACAGTTACACGGCAGCCTGCGCCTTTGCGGCTTTTGAAGATGATAAGAAAGGACAACTACGGCCGGGCTTGGCGGCGGACTTCGTTATCCTCAGTAATAACCTACTCTCCTGCCCCGAATCGGACATCCTCAAAACGGAGGTCATTGCTACTTACGTGGATGGTTCGGAGGCCTACCGTCAGTCTCCGGGAAAGTAA
- a CDS encoding cytochrome-c peroxidase, with product MRLSHLLLGGFVAVSLFSCEPETFTEGAPQQEGFSNPKDMFFDAEELAVLNQELKLSATIEPNVQQLPRHIARFGSPSSIRQSDSDARKALLGRVLFYDKALSATGETSCASCHLQEKAFADPLAFSKGINGAVTKRNSIALGSVPSFAPSISGYGSSPDEESAGVEGTVKFFWDERAKTVKEQSELTIEDELEMGRDLHELSSDLKKLDMYKILSMKAYGTTDLTPDRITLALEKFTSSISSMDTRFDRFQDARAFSQGALFTQFTDSEIRGANIFDQNCATCHSSSLTEPNVAVANNGLDATYTDKGIGELTGEARMNGVFKVPFLRNVALTAPYMHDGRFATLREVIDHYSEGIENHRNLHPTLKGPNFTARKFNYSERDKQALEDFLMMATDESIATDESLSDPFRR from the coding sequence ATGCGTTTATCCCATCTTTTGCTTGGCGGCTTTGTGGCCGTATCCCTTTTCTCCTGTGAGCCGGAAACCTTCACGGAAGGTGCGCCGCAGCAAGAAGGCTTCAGTAATCCCAAGGATATGTTCTTCGATGCGGAGGAACTGGCGGTGCTCAATCAGGAACTCAAGCTATCGGCAACCATCGAGCCAAACGTACAGCAATTGCCGCGCCACATCGCTCGTTTCGGCAGTCCCTCGTCTATTCGCCAGAGTGATTCTGATGCGCGTAAAGCACTGCTCGGTCGCGTCCTGTTTTACGATAAGGCGCTCTCCGCAACCGGTGAGACCAGTTGTGCTAGCTGTCACCTTCAGGAAAAGGCATTTGCGGACCCACTTGCCTTTTCTAAGGGCATCAACGGCGCCGTGACTAAACGGAATAGTATTGCCCTCGGCAGCGTCCCTTCCTTCGCTCCCTCCATCAGCGGCTACGGCAGCTCACCGGATGAGGAAAGCGCTGGCGTTGAAGGGACCGTGAAGTTCTTTTGGGACGAGCGGGCCAAAACGGTAAAGGAGCAAAGCGAATTGACCATCGAGGACGAACTGGAAATGGGTCGCGACCTCCACGAACTCTCTTCGGATCTGAAGAAGCTGGACATGTACAAGATCCTTAGCATGAAGGCTTACGGGACTACCGACTTGACGCCGGACCGCATTACGCTCGCCCTGGAGAAGTTCACCAGCTCCATTTCATCTATGGATACGCGCTTCGACCGTTTTCAGGATGCGCGTGCATTCAGTCAGGGAGCCCTCTTTACCCAGTTTACGGATAGTGAGATTCGCGGAGCTAACATCTTCGACCAGAACTGCGCCACCTGCCACAGTTCCAGCTTGACCGAACCGAATGTTGCCGTCGCCAACAATGGTTTGGACGCTACCTATACGGACAAAGGCATCGGTGAACTGACCGGGGAAGCCCGGATGAACGGCGTCTTCAAAGTGCCTTTCCTGCGCAACGTAGCGCTTACTGCTCCCTACATGCACGACGGCCGCTTCGCTACGCTGCGGGAAGTAATTGATCACTACAGTGAGGGTATTGAAAACCACCGGAACCTTCACCCAACTCTAAAGGGCCCCAACTTCACTGCCCGGAAGTTCAACTACTCGGAGCGTGATAAACAAGCGTTGGAGGACTTCCTGATGATGGCCACCGACGAGTCTATCGCTACGGACGAGAGCCTGAGTGACCCCTTCCGCCGGTAA
- a CDS encoding zinc dependent phospholipase C family protein, whose protein sequence is MQLKTLIKISGIASVVLASAVLLTSVADGPEWGFFGHRRINRLAVFTLDQDMMPFFRANLDWVTDHAVDPDKRRYASKYEAVRHYIDLDHWGESETFPHVPRRWTDALIYKGELSLITEQDTVVWTTDTILQGDPDYLFAANSQVILRNAEGEEMQLPLGQYRMFWINNVLPNYYEDVITADADSVTALGFTLAPGAQVEVREHFTEYGILPYQLERMQRRITQAFIDEDSDRILRLCAEMGHYIGDAHVPLHTTENYNGQMTGQTGIHAFWESRLPELFADDQYDFFVGKARYIEDPREYYWDIVLKSHSLVDSVLNTERRLRETFPEDQQMVFDERSGRTIKTQSAEFSAAWDAAMQGMVEERFRAAILSVGSVWYTCWVDAGQPDLTRLTPSPKLFAKTDTLDRAVGSGKIKGRTHE, encoded by the coding sequence ATGCAATTGAAGACGCTAATTAAAATATCGGGAATCGCATCCGTGGTCCTTGCCTCGGCTGTCCTGCTGACCAGCGTTGCGGACGGGCCAGAATGGGGCTTCTTTGGCCACCGACGCATCAACCGATTGGCCGTCTTTACGCTCGATCAGGACATGATGCCCTTCTTTCGGGCTAACCTCGACTGGGTGACCGACCACGCCGTCGACCCCGACAAACGTCGCTACGCCAGTAAGTACGAAGCCGTCCGCCATTACATCGATCTCGACCACTGGGGAGAAAGTGAGACTTTTCCGCACGTCCCCCGCCGTTGGACGGATGCCTTAATATATAAGGGGGAACTATCCTTGATTACTGAGCAGGATACCGTTGTTTGGACGACGGATACCATTCTCCAGGGCGATCCTGACTACCTATTCGCTGCTAACAGCCAAGTCATTCTTCGGAATGCGGAGGGTGAAGAGATGCAGCTTCCACTGGGCCAGTACCGGATGTTCTGGATCAACAATGTGCTACCCAACTATTACGAGGACGTGATCACAGCCGATGCCGACAGCGTGACTGCACTTGGATTTACCCTGGCTCCCGGGGCTCAGGTAGAAGTCAGGGAGCACTTTACGGAGTACGGCATCCTACCCTACCAATTAGAGCGCATGCAGCGGCGCATTACTCAGGCTTTTATTGATGAGGATTCCGACAGGATCCTCCGCCTCTGCGCAGAAATGGGTCATTACATTGGCGATGCTCACGTTCCACTTCATACCACCGAGAACTATAATGGGCAAATGACCGGGCAAACGGGCATCCACGCTTTCTGGGAAAGCCGCCTACCCGAGCTATTTGCGGATGACCAGTACGATTTCTTCGTCGGCAAGGCCCGCTACATTGAAGACCCGCGCGAGTATTATTGGGACATCGTACTCAAGAGTCATTCCCTGGTCGATTCCGTCCTGAATACGGAGCGCCGCCTTCGGGAAACCTTCCCGGAAGATCAGCAAATGGTATTCGATGAGCGCTCCGGGCGGACGATCAAGACTCAATCCGCCGAGTTTTCCGCCGCCTGGGATGCCGCCATGCAGGGGATGGTAGAAGAACGTTTTCGGGCCGCCATCCTAAGCGTCGGCAGTGTCTGGTACACCTGTTGGGTGGACGCTGGCCAGCCCGATCTAACCCGCCTGACACCTTCCCCAAAACTGTTTGCCAAGACGGATACGCTGGACCGTGCGGTGGGTTCCGGCAAGATCAAAGGGCGAACCCACGAGTAG
- the bioB gene encoding biotin synthase BioB, with protein sequence MTVKADSIVQDWTLEALRELHDSPLMDLVFRAASVHRQHHDPNEVQMSSLLSIKTGGCPEDCGYCPQAARYHTDIEENALMTVEQVKTAATRAKGLGSSRLCMGAAWRNVKDDAEFDQVLDLVRTVNGLDMEVCATLGMLTPNQAERLAAAGLYAYNHNIDSSEDYYKEVISTRGYEDRIETIGNARNAGLTVCSGGIIGMGESIDDRLKMLMTLASLSPQPESVPINALVAVEGTPLEDQKPVPIFEMIRMIAVTRIMMPTTTVRLSAGRTSMSPEGQAMCFLAGAGSIFAGDKLLTTPNPEAFEDLEMFSNLGLKPATAYAKGEKPTIKDDPGAPNAKTRIKWSRPGHKIERNEAKR encoded by the coding sequence ATGACTGTAAAAGCTGACTCAATCGTTCAGGATTGGACCCTGGAAGCCCTGCGTGAATTACACGATAGCCCCCTGATGGACCTCGTCTTCCGCGCCGCCAGCGTTCACCGACAGCACCACGACCCGAACGAAGTGCAGATGAGCAGCCTCCTCAGTATCAAGACCGGTGGCTGCCCCGAAGATTGTGGGTACTGCCCGCAGGCCGCCCGCTACCACACCGACATTGAAGAAAACGCCCTCATGACCGTGGAGCAGGTAAAGACCGCTGCCACCCGCGCTAAAGGACTAGGTAGCAGCCGCCTCTGTATGGGTGCCGCCTGGCGAAATGTCAAGGACGACGCCGAATTTGATCAGGTGCTCGACCTTGTCCGGACGGTCAATGGTCTAGATATGGAGGTTTGCGCAACACTGGGCATGCTGACGCCTAACCAGGCTGAACGTCTCGCTGCCGCAGGTTTGTACGCTTACAATCACAATATTGATTCCTCCGAAGATTACTACAAAGAGGTTATTTCCACCCGGGGATATGAGGACCGAATTGAAACCATTGGGAACGCCCGCAACGCTGGCCTCACGGTTTGCTCCGGCGGAATCATCGGAATGGGCGAAAGCATTGACGACCGCCTGAAAATGTTGATGACCCTCGCCAGCCTCAGCCCTCAACCAGAATCAGTCCCCATCAACGCTCTAGTAGCCGTCGAAGGCACTCCGCTGGAGGACCAAAAACCGGTGCCCATCTTTGAAATGATCCGCATGATCGCCGTTACGCGCATCATGATGCCGACGACGACGGTTCGCCTTTCCGCTGGCCGTACGAGCATGAGCCCGGAAGGTCAGGCCATGTGCTTCCTGGCGGGTGCGGGTTCCATTTTTGCTGGTGATAAGCTACTCACTACCCCCAATCCGGAGGCATTCGAGGACCTGGAAATGTTCAGCAACCTGGGTTTGAAACCAGCAACCGCTTACGCGAAAGGAGAGAAACCTACGATC